In Macrotis lagotis isolate mMagLag1 chromosome 8, bilby.v1.9.chrom.fasta, whole genome shotgun sequence, a single genomic region encodes these proteins:
- the HRH1 gene encoding histamine H1 receptor isoform X1 gives MGKRKSSGHGELSLVLMTPPTSSCLQEETMCEGNRTDEDTNKSHLVPLVVVLSSISLVTVGLNLLVLYAVRTEKKLHTVGNLYIVSLSIADLIVGAAVMPLNIVYLLKRLDQPLCLFWLSMDYVASTASIFSVFILCIDRYRSIQQPLKYLRYRTKTRATITILATWFLASLWIIPILGWKSFWPDDSKNSESTEGKCETAFYKVTWFKVMTAIINFYLPTLLMLWFYSKIYRAVRQHCQHREFINGSLPSFSEGHVSHKKHKICLPKQGKDANLEPLKMKPEVTYYHISNSNPMKVQDPAKELPPEKITPKDFDQEDEEVVVKEHYLPINIAQTQPGMDETGRYMAIQQSQPDSKELSPATQYASETSEETIFTEAPSHPIDSSDITGSATVMSVEDQGKTKANFGLDYLTFTWKRLRSHSKQYIKSLHMNRERKAAKQLGCIMAAFILCWIPYFIFFMVIAYCAECCNEQIQMFTIWLGYINSTLNPLIYPLCNENFKKAFKKIFHIRS, from the coding sequence gAAGTCATCAGGACACGGAGAGCTTTCTCTAGTGCTCATGACCCCTCCTACATCCTCCTGTTTACAAGAAGAAACCATGTGTGAGGGCAACAGAACAGATGAGGATACTAATAAATCCCATTTGGTGCCCTTGGTGGTGGTACTGAGCAGTATCTCCCTGGTCACAGTGGGGCTTAACCTCCTAGTGCTCTATGCAGTGAGGACAGAAAAGAAACTTCACACTGTGGGCAATCTTTACATAGTCAGCCTCTCCATAGCTGATCTGATCGTGGGTGCCGCTGTCATGCCCTTGAATATTGTGTATCTCCTCAAACGCTTAGACCAGCCCCTCTGTCTCTTCTGGCTCTCCATGGACTATGTGGCAAGCACTGCCTCCATCTTTAGTGTCTTTATTCTGTGCATTGACCGCTATCGCTCAATCCAACAGCCCCTCAAGTACCTACGGTATCGCACCAAGACCAGAGCAACAATCACCATTTTGGCCACCTGGTTCCTGGCTTCCCTGTGGATCATCCCTATTCTGGGATGGAAAAGCTTTTGGCCAGATGATTCAAAGAATTCCGAGTCCACTGAGGGCAAGTGTGAGACAGCCTTCTACAAGGTCACTTGGTTCAAGGTGATGACTGCCATCATCAACTTCTACCTTCCCACCTTGCTGATGCTCTGGTTCTATTCCAAGATTTACAGAGCTGTTCGGCAACATTGCCAGCACCGAGAATTCATCAATGGGTCCCTCCCATCTTTCTCAGAAGGCCATGTGAGTCACAAAAAACACAAGATCTGCCTCCCAAAACAGGGGAAAGATGCTAACCTGGAGCCTTTGAAAATGAAGCCAGAAGTCACCTATTATCACATTAGTAACAGCAACCCCATGAAGGTccaagatccagcaaaggagttGCCTCCAGAGAAGATAACCCCTAAAGATTTTGACCAAGAGGATGAGGAAGTGGTGGTCAAAGAGCACTACTTACCTATTAACATTGCACAGACTCAGCCTGGGATGGATGAGACTGGTAGATACATGGCCATCCAGCAGAGCCAACCAGACTCCAAGGAGCTGTCCCCAGCAACTCAATATGCCAGTGAGACATCTGAGGAGACCATATTTACAGAGGCACCTTCCCACCCAATAGACTccagtgatattactggatcagcCACAGTCATGTCTGTTGAAGACCAAGGCAAGACCAAAGCAAACTTTGGCCTGGACTATCTGACATTCACTTGGAAGAGGCTACGCTCCCATTCCAAGCAATACATAAAGAGTTTGCACATGAACCGGGAGCGGAAAGCTGCCAAACAGCTAGGCTGCATCATGGCAGCCTTCATTCTCTGCTGGATCCCATACTTCATCTTTTTCATGGTCATTGCTTATTGTGCAGAATGCTGCAATG
- the HRH1 gene encoding histamine H1 receptor isoform X2, translated as MTPPTSSCLQEETMCEGNRTDEDTNKSHLVPLVVVLSSISLVTVGLNLLVLYAVRTEKKLHTVGNLYIVSLSIADLIVGAAVMPLNIVYLLKRLDQPLCLFWLSMDYVASTASIFSVFILCIDRYRSIQQPLKYLRYRTKTRATITILATWFLASLWIIPILGWKSFWPDDSKNSESTEGKCETAFYKVTWFKVMTAIINFYLPTLLMLWFYSKIYRAVRQHCQHREFINGSLPSFSEGHVSHKKHKICLPKQGKDANLEPLKMKPEVTYYHISNSNPMKVQDPAKELPPEKITPKDFDQEDEEVVVKEHYLPINIAQTQPGMDETGRYMAIQQSQPDSKELSPATQYASETSEETIFTEAPSHPIDSSDITGSATVMSVEDQGKTKANFGLDYLTFTWKRLRSHSKQYIKSLHMNRERKAAKQLGCIMAAFILCWIPYFIFFMVIAYCAECCNEQIQMFTIWLGYINSTLNPLIYPLCNENFKKAFKKIFHIRS; from the coding sequence ATGACCCCTCCTACATCCTCCTGTTTACAAGAAGAAACCATGTGTGAGGGCAACAGAACAGATGAGGATACTAATAAATCCCATTTGGTGCCCTTGGTGGTGGTACTGAGCAGTATCTCCCTGGTCACAGTGGGGCTTAACCTCCTAGTGCTCTATGCAGTGAGGACAGAAAAGAAACTTCACACTGTGGGCAATCTTTACATAGTCAGCCTCTCCATAGCTGATCTGATCGTGGGTGCCGCTGTCATGCCCTTGAATATTGTGTATCTCCTCAAACGCTTAGACCAGCCCCTCTGTCTCTTCTGGCTCTCCATGGACTATGTGGCAAGCACTGCCTCCATCTTTAGTGTCTTTATTCTGTGCATTGACCGCTATCGCTCAATCCAACAGCCCCTCAAGTACCTACGGTATCGCACCAAGACCAGAGCAACAATCACCATTTTGGCCACCTGGTTCCTGGCTTCCCTGTGGATCATCCCTATTCTGGGATGGAAAAGCTTTTGGCCAGATGATTCAAAGAATTCCGAGTCCACTGAGGGCAAGTGTGAGACAGCCTTCTACAAGGTCACTTGGTTCAAGGTGATGACTGCCATCATCAACTTCTACCTTCCCACCTTGCTGATGCTCTGGTTCTATTCCAAGATTTACAGAGCTGTTCGGCAACATTGCCAGCACCGAGAATTCATCAATGGGTCCCTCCCATCTTTCTCAGAAGGCCATGTGAGTCACAAAAAACACAAGATCTGCCTCCCAAAACAGGGGAAAGATGCTAACCTGGAGCCTTTGAAAATGAAGCCAGAAGTCACCTATTATCACATTAGTAACAGCAACCCCATGAAGGTccaagatccagcaaaggagttGCCTCCAGAGAAGATAACCCCTAAAGATTTTGACCAAGAGGATGAGGAAGTGGTGGTCAAAGAGCACTACTTACCTATTAACATTGCACAGACTCAGCCTGGGATGGATGAGACTGGTAGATACATGGCCATCCAGCAGAGCCAACCAGACTCCAAGGAGCTGTCCCCAGCAACTCAATATGCCAGTGAGACATCTGAGGAGACCATATTTACAGAGGCACCTTCCCACCCAATAGACTccagtgatattactggatcagcCACAGTCATGTCTGTTGAAGACCAAGGCAAGACCAAAGCAAACTTTGGCCTGGACTATCTGACATTCACTTGGAAGAGGCTACGCTCCCATTCCAAGCAATACATAAAGAGTTTGCACATGAACCGGGAGCGGAAAGCTGCCAAACAGCTAGGCTGCATCATGGCAGCCTTCATTCTCTGCTGGATCCCATACTTCATCTTTTTCATGGTCATTGCTTATTGTGCAGAATGCTGCAATG